One Pseudomonas sp. HOU2 genomic window carries:
- the flgH gene encoding flagellar basal body L-ring protein FlgH encodes MKRFVSVLALGGVVSLAGCVAPTPKPNDPYYAPVLPRTPLPAAANNGSIYQAGFEQNLYSDRKAFRVGDIITITLNEKTQASKNANSQVAKNSKTGIGLTSLFGGSGTTNNPLGGNDLSLDVGYSGDRATKGDSKAAQGNTLTGSITVTVADVLPNGIIAVRGEKWMTLNTGDELVRIAGLVRADDIATDNTVSSTRVADARITYSGTGSFADASQPGWFDRFFLSPLFPF; translated from the coding sequence ATGAAACGCTTCGTATCTGTTCTGGCATTGGGTGGGGTCGTCTCGCTCGCGGGCTGCGTCGCACCGACGCCCAAGCCCAATGACCCTTATTACGCTCCGGTGTTGCCGCGCACGCCGTTGCCGGCAGCCGCCAATAACGGCTCGATCTATCAGGCCGGCTTCGAGCAGAACCTGTACAGCGACCGCAAGGCGTTCCGGGTCGGTGACATCATCACCATCACCCTGAACGAGAAGACTCAGGCCAGCAAAAACGCTAACTCCCAAGTGGCCAAGAACAGCAAGACCGGCATCGGCCTGACTTCGCTGTTTGGCGGCAGTGGCACCACCAACAACCCGTTGGGTGGCAATGACCTGAGCCTGGACGTCGGCTACAGCGGCGACCGCGCGACCAAGGGCGACAGCAAGGCGGCGCAGGGCAACACCCTGACCGGCTCGATCACCGTGACCGTGGCCGACGTGCTGCCCAACGGCATCATCGCCGTGCGCGGTGAGAAGTGGATGACCCTCAACACCGGCGATGAGCTGGTGCGGATCGCCGGTCTGGTGCGTGCCGATGACATCGCCACCGACAACACCGTGTCGTCGACCCGCGTCGCCGATGCGCGCATCACCTACTCGGGCACCGGTTCGTTTGCCGATGCGAGTCAGCCAGGCTGGTTCGACCGTTTCTTCCTCAGCCCGCTGTTCCCTTTCTAG
- a CDS encoding flagellar basal body P-ring protein FlgI, whose product MLAAALLSAAFGAHAERLKDIASISGVRSNQLIGYGLVVGLNGTGDQTTQTPFTLQTFNNMLSQFGIKVPPGSGNVQLKNVAAVSVSADLPAFAKPGQQVDITVSSIGNSKSLRGGTLLLTPLKGIDGNVYAIAQGNLVVGGFDAEGRDGSKITVNVPSAGRIPGGASVERSVPSGFNQGNSLTLNLNRSDFTTAKRIVDKINDMLGPGVAQAIDGGSIRVTAPLDPSQRVDYLSILENLEVDPGQAVAKVIINSRTGTIVIGQNVKVSPAAVTHGSLTVTITEDPIVSQPGPLSNGQTAVVPRSRVNAQQEAKPMFKFGPGTTLDEIVRAVNQVGAAPGDLMAILEALKQAGALQADLIVI is encoded by the coding sequence ATGCTGGCTGCGGCCCTGTTGTCCGCAGCCTTTGGTGCCCACGCCGAGCGGCTGAAAGATATCGCCAGCATTTCCGGCGTGCGTTCCAACCAGTTGATCGGTTACGGCCTGGTGGTCGGGCTTAACGGTACCGGCGACCAGACGACGCAAACCCCGTTCACCCTGCAGACCTTCAACAACATGCTCTCGCAGTTCGGCATCAAGGTGCCGCCAGGGTCGGGCAACGTGCAGTTGAAAAACGTCGCGGCGGTGTCGGTGAGTGCCGATCTGCCGGCGTTCGCCAAACCGGGGCAGCAGGTCGACATCACCGTGTCTTCGATCGGTAACTCCAAGAGCCTGCGCGGCGGCACCCTGTTGCTGACCCCGCTCAAGGGTATCGACGGCAACGTCTACGCCATCGCTCAGGGCAACCTGGTGGTCGGTGGTTTCGATGCCGAAGGTCGTGACGGTTCGAAGATCACCGTCAACGTTCCGTCGGCCGGTCGTATCCCCGGTGGTGCGTCGGTTGAGCGTTCGGTGCCGAGCGGTTTCAACCAAGGCAACAGCCTGACGCTGAACCTCAACCGTTCCGACTTCACCACTGCCAAGCGCATCGTCGACAAGATCAACGACATGCTCGGCCCTGGCGTGGCGCAAGCCATCGACGGTGGCTCGATCCGTGTGACCGCGCCGCTGGATCCGAGCCAGCGCGTCGACTATCTGTCGATCCTCGAAAACCTTGAAGTCGACCCGGGTCAGGCGGTGGCGAAAGTCATCATCAACTCGCGTACCGGCACCATCGTGATCGGCCAGAACGTGAAAGTTTCGCCGGCGGCCGTGACCCACGGCAGCCTGACCGTGACCATCACCGAAGACCCGATCGTCAGCCAGCCGGGCCCGTTGTCCAATGGGCAGACCGCCGTGGTGCCACGCTCGCGGGTCAATGCCCAGCAGGAAGCCAAGCCGATGTTCAAGTTCGGCCCGGGCACCACCCTCGACGAAATCGTGCGGGCGGTGAATCAGGTCGGCGCGGCACCGGGCGACCTGATGGCCATTCTCGAAGCACTCAAGCAGGCCGGCGCGTTGCAAGCCGACCTGATCGTGATCTGA
- a CDS encoding amino acid aminotransferase produces the protein MHFDAIGRVPGDPILGLMEAYAQDTNPRKFDLGVGVYKDAQGLTPIPEAVKIAEARLVESQDTKTYIGGHGNPLFGKVVNELVLGANSKLIAEQRAGATQTPGGTGALRLAADFIAQCLPGKGVWLSNPTWPIHETIFAAAGVKVSHYPYVGSNNRLDVDAMLAVLDEVPQGDVVLLHACCHNPTGFDLNHDDWQRVLDVVRRRDLLPLIDFAYQGFGDGLEQDAWSTRLFAAEVPELLITSSCSKNFGLYRDRTGALIVCAKTADKLTDIRSQLANIARNLWSTPPDHGAAVVATILADPELKARWADEVEAMRLRIAQLRSGLVEALEPHGLRERFAHIGVQRGMFSYTGLSPEQVKQLREQHSVYMVSSGRANVAGIDATRLALLAQAIADVSK, from the coding sequence ATGCACTTCGACGCCATCGGCCGGGTACCCGGCGACCCGATCCTCGGTTTGATGGAGGCCTATGCGCAGGACACTAACCCGCGCAAGTTCGACCTCGGCGTTGGCGTCTACAAGGATGCCCAGGGCCTGACGCCGATCCCCGAGGCGGTGAAAATCGCCGAGGCGCGACTGGTCGAAAGCCAGGACACCAAGACCTACATCGGCGGTCACGGCAATCCATTGTTCGGCAAGGTCGTCAATGAGCTGGTGCTCGGCGCCAACTCGAAGCTGATCGCCGAACAGCGCGCCGGCGCCACCCAGACCCCGGGCGGCACTGGTGCCCTGCGTCTGGCTGCCGACTTCATCGCCCAGTGCCTGCCGGGCAAAGGCGTGTGGCTGAGCAACCCGACCTGGCCGATCCACGAAACTATCTTTGCTGCGGCCGGGGTCAAGGTCAGTCACTACCCCTACGTGGGCAGCAACAACCGCCTCGACGTCGATGCGATGCTGGCCGTGCTTGACGAAGTGCCGCAAGGCGACGTGGTGCTACTGCATGCGTGCTGCCACAACCCGACCGGTTTCGACCTGAACCATGACGACTGGCAGCGCGTGCTCGACGTCGTGCGCCGCCGTGACCTGCTGCCGCTGATCGACTTTGCCTACCAGGGCTTTGGCGATGGTCTGGAGCAGGACGCGTGGTCGACCCGGCTGTTCGCCGCCGAAGTACCCGAGCTGCTGATTACCAGTTCCTGCTCGAAGAACTTCGGCCTGTATCGCGACCGCACCGGCGCATTGATTGTCTGCGCGAAAACCGCCGACAAGCTGACCGACATTCGCAGTCAACTGGCCAACATCGCCCGCAACCTGTGGTCAACGCCACCGGATCACGGTGCGGCCGTGGTCGCGACCATCCTCGCCGATCCGGAGCTGAAAGCCCGCTGGGCCGACGAAGTGGAAGCCATGCGCTTGCGCATCGCCCAATTGCGCAGCGGTCTGGTCGAAGCACTGGAGCCGCACGGCTTGCGTGAGCGCTTTGCGCACATTGGCGTGCAACGCGGCATGTTCTCCTACACCGGGCTGTCACCGGAGCAGGTCAAACAACTGCGTGAGCAGCACAGCGTGTACATGGTCAGTTCAGGCCGGGCCAACGTCGCCGGGATCGATGCCACGCGCCTGGCGCTGCTGGCACAAGCCATCGCTGACGTCAGCAAATAG
- a CDS encoding flagellar basal body rod protein FlgF, whose product MDKYLYVAMTGASQNALAQKAHANNLANISTNGFQRDLEQARSMPVFGDSFPARAFAMSERPATDFTAGSLVQTGRDLDVAVTGNGFIAVQNPNGGESYVRTGSLNIDALGVLRAGNGMPVLGNGGPIAVPPEQQVEVGEDGTISIRAMGEGPRVMAEVDRIKLVNPDIKNLNKGLDGSIYTKDGQPAPADANVKLVSGFLESSNVNAVEEMTSVLALAKQFELHVKMMNTAKDDDQAMARVLQIS is encoded by the coding sequence GTGGACAAGTACCTTTATGTGGCAATGACCGGCGCCAGTCAGAACGCACTGGCGCAAAAGGCCCATGCCAACAACCTGGCGAACATCTCCACCAATGGTTTTCAGCGCGACCTGGAGCAGGCGCGTTCGATGCCGGTGTTCGGTGACAGCTTTCCGGCGCGTGCGTTTGCCATGAGCGAACGGCCCGCCACCGACTTCACCGCCGGTTCGCTGGTGCAGACCGGCCGTGATCTCGACGTGGCCGTGACCGGCAACGGTTTTATTGCCGTGCAGAACCCCAACGGTGGTGAAAGCTACGTGCGCACCGGCAGCCTGAACATCGACGCCCTCGGCGTATTGCGCGCCGGCAACGGCATGCCGGTACTCGGCAATGGCGGTCCGATCGCCGTGCCGCCGGAGCAGCAGGTCGAAGTCGGTGAAGACGGCACCATCAGTATTCGTGCGATGGGCGAAGGCCCGCGCGTCATGGCGGAAGTCGACCGGATCAAACTGGTCAACCCGGACATCAAGAACCTCAACAAAGGCCTCGATGGCTCGATCTACACCAAGGACGGCCAACCGGCGCCGGCCGATGCCAACGTCAAACTGGTGTCGGGTTTCCTTGAGTCGAGCAACGTCAATGCCGTGGAAGAAATGACCTCGGTGCTGGCCCTGGCCAAGCAGTTCGAGTTGCACGTCAAGATGATGAACACCGCCAAAGACGACGACCAGGCCATGGCTCGGGTCTTGCAGATCAGCTAA
- the flgG gene encoding flagellar basal-body rod protein FlgG, which translates to MLPALWVAKTGLSAQDTNLTTISNNLANVSTTGFKRDRAEFQDLLYQIKRQPGAQSTQDSELPSGLQLGTGVRIVGTQKNFTAGSLQTTEQPLDMAIDGRGFFQILQPDGTTSYTRDGTFHLDSNGQIVNASGFALEPAIVIPNNAQSFTVGTDGTVSITVPGNPAAQVIGNLQTADFINPAGLQAVGNNLFLETAASGAPQIGTPGLNGFGTTLQNTLEGSNVSTVEEMVNMITTQRAYEMNSKVISTADQMLSFVTQNL; encoded by the coding sequence ATGCTTCCGGCTCTATGGGTTGCCAAAACCGGTCTGTCCGCCCAGGACACCAACCTGACCACCATTTCCAACAACCTGGCGAACGTCTCGACCACGGGTTTCAAACGTGACCGTGCCGAGTTCCAGGACTTGCTGTACCAGATCAAGCGTCAGCCAGGCGCCCAGTCGACCCAGGACAGCGAACTGCCGTCGGGTCTGCAACTGGGTACCGGTGTGCGCATCGTCGGCACCCAGAAAAACTTCACCGCCGGCAGCCTGCAAACCACCGAGCAGCCGCTGGACATGGCCATCGACGGTCGCGGTTTCTTTCAGATCCTGCAGCCGGACGGCACCACGTCCTATACCCGTGACGGTACTTTCCACCTTGACTCCAACGGCCAGATCGTCAACGCCAGCGGTTTCGCCCTGGAGCCGGCCATCGTCATCCCGAACAACGCCCAGAGCTTCACCGTCGGCACCGACGGCACCGTGTCGATCACGGTGCCAGGCAACCCGGCCGCTCAGGTGATCGGCAACCTGCAAACCGCCGACTTCATCAACCCGGCCGGTCTGCAAGCAGTGGGCAACAACCTGTTCCTGGAAACCGCTGCTTCGGGCGCGCCGCAAATCGGCACCCCGGGCCTGAACGGTTTCGGTACCACGCTGCAGAACACCCTGGAAGGTTCCAACGTCAGCACCGTTGAAGAGATGGTCAACATGATCACCACTCAGCGCGCCTACGAGATGAACTCCAAGGTGATCTCCACCGCCGACCAGATGCTCTCGTTCGTAACGCAGAATCTGTAA
- a CDS encoding MFS transporter yields the protein MSSSMPQPQRPLAVTLQVVSIVLFTFIGYLNIGIPLAVLPGYVHSDLGFGAVIAGLVISVQYLATLLSRPYAGKIIDNQGSKRAVMIGLAGCGLSGVFMLISAWTPNLPMLSLISLLIGRLVLGSAESLVGSGSIGWGIGRVGAANTAKVISWNGIASYGALAVGAPFGVWLVGQLGLWSMGVSIILLAALGLLLAWPKTAAPIVAGERLPFMHVLGRVFPHGCGLALGSIGFGTIATFITLYYATRHWDNAVLCLSLFGASFIGARLLFGNLINRLGGFRVAIACLSVETLGLLLLWLAPDAHWALAGAALSGFGFSLVFPALGVEAVNLVPASSRGAAVGAYSLFIDLSLGITGPLAGAIASGFGFASIFLFAAVASLSGLILSVYLYRITAKHHFQ from the coding sequence ATGTCGTCCTCTATGCCACAACCCCAGCGTCCCCTGGCGGTCACGCTGCAAGTCGTTTCCATCGTCCTCTTCACCTTCATCGGCTACCTGAACATCGGCATCCCGCTCGCCGTGCTGCCGGGTTACGTCCATAGTGATCTGGGCTTTGGCGCGGTGATCGCCGGGCTGGTGATCAGCGTGCAATACCTCGCCACCCTGCTCAGCCGTCCGTACGCCGGCAAGATCATCGACAATCAGGGCAGCAAGCGCGCGGTGATGATCGGTCTGGCCGGTTGCGGCTTGAGCGGCGTGTTCATGCTGATTTCGGCCTGGACACCGAACCTGCCGATGCTCAGCCTGATCAGCCTGTTGATCGGCCGACTGGTGTTGGGCAGCGCGGAAAGTCTGGTCGGCTCCGGCTCGATTGGTTGGGGCATCGGCCGGGTGGGCGCGGCGAATACCGCCAAAGTCATCTCGTGGAACGGCATCGCCAGTTACGGTGCGCTGGCGGTCGGCGCGCCGTTCGGTGTGTGGCTGGTCGGCCAGTTGGGACTGTGGAGCATGGGCGTGAGCATCATCCTGCTGGCGGCGCTGGGCCTGCTGTTGGCGTGGCCGAAAACCGCGGCGCCGATTGTCGCCGGTGAGCGCCTGCCGTTCATGCATGTGCTCGGTCGGGTGTTCCCGCACGGCTGCGGTCTGGCTCTGGGCTCGATCGGGTTCGGCACCATCGCCACCTTCATCACCCTGTATTACGCCACCCGGCACTGGGACAACGCGGTGCTGTGCCTGAGCCTGTTCGGCGCCAGCTTCATCGGCGCGCGGCTGCTGTTCGGCAACCTGATCAACCGTCTTGGCGGCTTCCGCGTGGCGATCGCCTGCCTGTCGGTGGAAACCCTTGGACTGTTGCTGCTGTGGCTGGCACCGGATGCGCATTGGGCGCTGGCCGGGGCAGCACTCAGCGGTTTCGGTTTCTCGCTGGTGTTCCCGGCGCTGGGCGTGGAAGCGGTGAATCTGGTGCCAGCCTCCAGCCGTGGTGCGGCGGTCGGCGCCTATTCGTTGTTTATCGACTTGTCACTGGGGATCACCGGGCCGTTGGCTGGGGCCATTGCGTCGGGCTTCGGTTTTGCTTCGATCTTCCTGTTTGCCGCTGTCGCCTCACTGAGCGGCCTGATCCTGAGTGTGTATTTGTACCGCATTACAGCAAAACACCACTTTCAGTAA
- a CDS encoding 4a-hydroxytetrahydrobiopterin dehydratase produces the protein MSTLNQAHCEACRADAPQVSDEELPILIKQIPDWNIEVRDSIMQLEKVFLFKNFKHALAFTNAVGEISEAEGHHPGLLTEWGKVTVTWWSHSIKGLHRNDFIMAARTDEVAKTAEGRK, from the coding sequence ATGTCCACTTTGAACCAAGCCCACTGCGAAGCCTGCCGTGCCGATGCGCCACAAGTCAGCGACGAAGAACTGCCGATCCTGATCAAGCAGATCCCGGACTGGAACATCGAAGTACGCGACAGCATCATGCAGCTGGAGAAGGTCTTCCTGTTCAAGAACTTCAAACACGCACTGGCCTTCACCAACGCCGTCGGCGAGATTTCCGAGGCCGAAGGTCACCATCCGGGTCTGTTGACCGAGTGGGGCAAAGTCACCGTGACTTGGTGGAGCCACTCGATCAAAGGCCTGCACCGCAACGACTTCATCATGGCCGCACGCACTGACGAAGTGGCCAAGACCGCAGAAGGACGCAAGTAA
- the phhA gene encoding phenylalanine 4-monooxygenase, producing MKQTQYVAREPDAQGFIDYPAEEHAVWNTLITRQLKVIEGRACQEYLDGIEKLGLPHDRIPQLGEINKVLGETTGWQVARVPALIPFQTFFELLASKQFPVATFIRTREELDYLQEPDIFHEIFGHCPLLTNPWFAEFTHTYGKLGLQATKEERVYLARLYWMTIEFGLVDTPQGKRIYGGGILSSPKETVYSLSEEPEHQAFDPLEAMRTPYRIDILQPLYFVLPNLKRLFDVAHEDIMAMVRQGMQLGLHAPKFPPKPKAA from the coding sequence ATGAAGCAGACGCAATACGTGGCCCGCGAGCCCGATGCGCAAGGTTTTATCGACTACCCCGCCGAAGAACATGCGGTGTGGAACACGCTGATCACTCGCCAGTTGAAAGTGATCGAGGGTCGGGCGTGCCAGGAGTACCTGGACGGTATCGAAAAACTCGGTCTGCCCCACGACCGCATTCCGCAGCTCGGCGAGATCAACAAGGTGCTCGGTGAGACCACCGGTTGGCAGGTTGCCCGCGTCCCGGCACTGATTCCCTTCCAGACCTTCTTCGAATTGCTCGCCAGCAAACAGTTTCCGGTGGCCACGTTCATTCGTACCCGCGAAGAACTGGACTATCTGCAAGAGCCGGACATTTTCCACGAGATCTTCGGTCACTGCCCGCTGCTGACCAACCCGTGGTTCGCCGAATTCACCCACACCTACGGCAAACTCGGCCTGCAGGCCACCAAGGAAGAGCGTGTGTACCTGGCGCGCCTGTACTGGATGACCATCGAGTTCGGCCTGGTCGATACCCCGCAAGGCAAACGCATCTACGGCGGCGGCATCCTGTCCTCGCCGAAGGAAACCGTTTACTCGCTGTCGGAAGAGCCAGAACATCAGGCCTTCGATCCGCTGGAAGCCATGCGCACACCGTATCGCATCGATATCCTGCAGCCGCTGTATTTCGTCCTGCCAAACCTCAAGCGCCTGTTCGACGTTGCCCATGAAGACATCATGGCCATGGTTCGCCAAGGCATGCAGCTGGGGTTGCACGCACCGAAATTTCCGCCAAAACCGAAAGCCGCGTGA
- the flgJ gene encoding flagellar assembly peptidoglycan hydrolase FlgJ translates to MDMRKGSLVGTGDSGSYSDLNRLNQLKVGDKNSDANMRKVAQEFESLFLGEMLKSMRSATEALGKDNPMNTPAAKQYQEMYDQQLAVSLSREGGGIGLADVLMKQMSRNKPLAPGEAAAASAAKQEAAKAAAVQTPIAAGTTATSGPLSRLNGERPLWASRSGRVANTEASHSNDMAMINKRRLALPPKLADRLLAGLVPSATPAAANALPQRTATTAATGAGPLYNGDWLSRAEDAKASGGQMQIYGRAMAQIPLAPAKRAFSSADEFVNTMLPMAKEAAARIGVDPRYLVAQAALETGWGKSVMRAQDGSSSHNLFGIKASSNWTGDSARAITSEFRNGQMVKETAQFRSYASYKDSFHDLVTLLQTNNRYQDVVKSADNPEQFVRELQKAGYATDPNYATKISQIAKQMNSFENYAAAGVSTTPL, encoded by the coding sequence ATGGATATGCGCAAAGGCAGTCTGGTGGGCACGGGCGATTCGGGGTCGTACTCCGACCTCAATCGTCTGAACCAGCTCAAGGTCGGCGACAAGAACAGCGATGCGAACATGCGCAAGGTGGCGCAGGAATTCGAATCGCTGTTCCTCGGCGAAATGCTCAAGTCGATGCGTTCGGCCACCGAGGCGCTGGGTAAAGACAACCCGATGAACACCCCGGCGGCCAAGCAATATCAGGAAATGTACGACCAGCAACTGGCGGTGTCGCTGTCCCGCGAGGGCGGTGGTATCGGTCTGGCCGACGTGCTGATGAAGCAGATGTCGAGGAACAAGCCGCTGGCGCCGGGTGAGGCTGCAGCCGCGTCCGCCGCCAAGCAAGAGGCGGCGAAAGCCGCTGCGGTGCAGACCCCGATTGCTGCCGGCACCACCGCCACCAGCGGGCCGTTATCGCGGCTCAATGGCGAGCGTCCGTTGTGGGCCTCGCGTTCCGGGCGTGTCGCCAATACCGAAGCCTCGCACAGCAATGACATGGCGATGATCAACAAGCGTCGCCTGGCGCTGCCACCAAAGCTGGCCGATCGTTTGCTCGCCGGTCTGGTGCCGTCGGCCACGCCGGCCGCCGCCAATGCGTTGCCGCAACGCACCGCGACCACGGCCGCCACCGGCGCCGGCCCGCTGTACAACGGCGACTGGCTGAGCCGTGCCGAAGACGCCAAGGCGTCCGGCGGGCAGATGCAGATTTACGGCCGGGCAATGGCGCAGATTCCGCTGGCGCCGGCCAAGCGCGCCTTCAGCTCCGCCGACGAATTCGTCAACACCATGCTGCCGATGGCCAAAGAAGCCGCTGCGCGTATTGGCGTCGATCCGCGTTATCTGGTGGCGCAAGCCGCACTGGAAACCGGCTGGGGCAAATCGGTCATGCGCGCCCAGGATGGCAGCAGCAGTCACAACCTGTTCGGGATCAAGGCCAGCAGCAACTGGACCGGCGATTCGGCCCGGGCGATCACCAGCGAGTTCCGCAACGGGCAGATGGTCAAGGAGACGGCGCAGTTCCGTTCCTACGCCTCGTACAAGGACAGTTTCCACGATCTGGTGACTTTGCTGCAGACCAACAATCGCTATCAAGATGTGGTGAAGTCGGCCGATAACCCAGAACAGTTTGTACGCGAGTTGCAAAAGGCCGGTTACGCGACCGACCCGAACTACGCGACGAAGATTTCGCAGATAGCCAAGCAGATGAACAGTTTCGAAAACTACGCTGCGGCCGGCGTTTCCACGACGCCTCTATAA
- a CDS encoding sigma-54-dependent transcriptional regulator translates to MRIKVHCQNRIGILRDILNLLVEYGINVARGEVGGEHGNAIYLHCPNLINIQFQALRPKFEAIAGVFGVKRVGLMPSERRHMELNALLGALEFPVLSIDMGGSIVAANRAAAQLLGVRVDEVPGIPLSRYAEDFDLPELVRANKSRINGMRVKVKGDIFLADIAPLQSEHDDSEAMAGAVLTLHRADRVGERIYNVRKQELRGFDSIFQSSKVMAAVVREARRMAPLDAPLLIEGETGTGKELLARACHLASPRGQSPLMALNCAGLPESMAETELFGYGPGAFEGARAEGKLGLLELTAGGTLFLDGVGEMSPRLQVKLLRFLQDGCFRRVGSDEEVYLDVRVICATQVDLSELCARGEFRQDLYHRLNVLSLHIPPLRECLDGLTPLVEHFLDQASRQIGCSLPKLAPAAMDRLSHYHWPGNVRQLENVLFQAVSLCDGGTVKVEHIRLPDYGVRQPLGDFSLEGGLDEIVGRFEKAVLERLYSEHPSSRQLGKRLGVSHTTIANKLREYEVGKDSAE, encoded by the coding sequence ATGCGTATCAAAGTCCACTGCCAAAACCGCATCGGCATCCTGCGCGACATCCTCAACTTGTTGGTGGAGTACGGGATCAACGTGGCGCGCGGCGAGGTCGGTGGTGAGCACGGCAATGCGATCTACCTGCACTGCCCGAACCTCATCAACATCCAGTTCCAGGCGCTGCGGCCCAAATTCGAGGCGATTGCCGGGGTGTTTGGCGTCAAGCGCGTCGGGCTGATGCCCAGCGAGCGTCGGCACATGGAGCTGAACGCGTTGCTCGGCGCGCTGGAATTCCCGGTGCTGTCGATCGACATGGGCGGCTCGATCGTTGCTGCCAACCGCGCGGCGGCGCAGTTGCTCGGAGTGCGCGTGGATGAAGTGCCGGGGATTCCGCTGTCGCGCTATGCCGAGGATTTCGACCTGCCGGAACTGGTGCGCGCCAACAAATCGCGAATCAACGGCATGCGCGTCAAGGTCAAGGGCGACATCTTTCTCGCCGACATCGCGCCGCTGCAATCGGAACATGACGACAGTGAGGCCATGGCCGGTGCGGTACTGACCTTGCACCGCGCCGATCGCGTCGGCGAGCGCATCTATAACGTGCGTAAACAGGAGCTGCGCGGCTTCGACAGTATTTTCCAGAGTTCGAAGGTAATGGCCGCTGTCGTGCGTGAAGCGCGGCGCATGGCGCCGCTGGATGCGCCGCTATTGATCGAAGGCGAAACCGGCACCGGCAAAGAATTGCTCGCCCGCGCCTGTCACCTCGCCAGTCCGCGCGGGCAGTCGCCGCTGATGGCGCTTAACTGCGCAGGACTTCCGGAGTCGATGGCCGAGACCGAACTGTTCGGCTACGGCCCCGGCGCGTTCGAAGGGGCGCGCGCCGAAGGCAAGCTTGGCCTGCTGGAGCTGACGGCAGGCGGCACCCTGTTCCTCGATGGCGTCGGCGAAATGAGCCCGCGCTTGCAGGTGAAGCTGCTGCGCTTTCTGCAGGACGGCTGCTTCCGCCGGGTCGGCAGTGATGAAGAGGTGTATCTGGATGTGCGGGTGATCTGCGCGACCCAGGTCGACCTGTCCGAATTGTGCGCCCGTGGCGAATTTCGTCAGGATCTTTATCACCGCTTGAACGTGTTGTCGCTGCACATTCCGCCGCTGCGCGAATGCCTCGACGGTTTGACCCCGCTGGTCGAGCATTTCCTCGATCAGGCCAGCCGCCAGATCGGCTGCTCGCTGCCGAAACTGGCGCCGGCGGCGATGGATCGCCTCAGCCATTATCACTGGCCGGGCAACGTGCGGCAGCTGGAGAACGTGCTGTTTCAGGCGGTTTCGCTGTGTGACGGCGGCACGGTCAAGGTCGAGCACATCCGCCTGCCGGATTACGGCGTGCGTCAGCCGCTTGGCGATTTCTCGCTGGAGGGTGGGCTGGACGAGATCGTCGGGCGCTTTGAAAAAGCCGTCTTGGAACGCCTGTATTCCGAGCACCCGAGCAGTCGGCAACTGGGGAAGCGGTTGGGGGTTTCGCATACCACCATTGCCAACAAGCTGCGTGAATACGAAGTCGGTAAAGATTCTGCCGAGTAA